In the Nitrospirales bacterium LBB_01 genome, one interval contains:
- a CDS encoding HAMP domain-containing histidine kinase produces MTDTKRFSTLNLRYKILLSFGTLFTLIFITFEMFNIYGIPFTNIHGMFQQRQREFLNALSLEADIKKSYIIRFVTELKDDVSSVARNESIITSIKEIERFIVEKNIKNPSELLPALKDNSHFNSLITELNEEGQYHGFYDSIQVVNPTGLIIASTHIKDVGTDISHESYFGEILKDLHLTHFFAAEKPNSKTLVLKYIRGVLIDNKIYLLIVNMKMDDCLNPILNADIDSTNTNDAELAGPDFTYISRAGNISFQAAQRLKSKIVDMVFAGHEGSTINKDFRGRQVFAAYRHLIIEPDLIWGLVIKKEADDIYLPIRKYIESRILFLVLSLVFILSIIFLITRRLSRPLEAIRDVAIAVGEGNYDVKFPDASGGEISTLLETFKSMISKVREKTNDLLVMNTELEKRVDEEIKHRMLKEQLLVQQSKQASMGEVVGMIAHQWKQPLNAISLTIQDLKDAGNFGELNKESVDEATKAILSQIMFMSKTIDDFRTFLMPSRTKVTFNVRKAIEDIVGMFGTLYKKKHNVEITIEAASPELDLTTTGYPNEFKQVILNLINNSRDAIESRVLATGLGKDFNGDIRITLSRTDNNLYVKISDKGGGIPKDIMEKIYEPYVTSKADDKGTGLGLYMSRTIIEQNMGGRLSVRNIDGGAEFTITLNVTW; encoded by the coding sequence ATGACTGATACCAAAAGATTTAGCACATTAAATTTGCGCTATAAAATACTTTTAAGTTTTGGCACATTGTTTACTCTCATCTTCATAACCTTTGAAATGTTTAACATCTATGGCATTCCATTTACAAACATTCACGGAATGTTCCAGCAGCGTCAACGTGAGTTTCTAAATGCTCTGAGCTTGGAGGCTGACATTAAAAAATCTTATATAATCAGATTTGTTACTGAGCTAAAGGATGATGTTTCTTCTGTTGCCAGAAATGAATCCATTATAACAAGCATCAAAGAAATTGAACGATTTATAGTGGAAAAAAATATTAAAAACCCCTCAGAATTGTTGCCGGCATTAAAAGATAACAGTCATTTTAACTCTTTAATTACAGAGCTAAACGAAGAGGGACAGTACCATGGCTTTTATGACTCAATACAGGTAGTCAATCCCACTGGACTTATAATCGCATCCACACACATTAAAGATGTTGGCACAGATATTTCTCATGAGAGTTATTTTGGCGAGATATTAAAAGATCTTCATCTCACGCATTTTTTTGCCGCTGAAAAACCCAATTCCAAGACCTTAGTTTTAAAATACATACGCGGTGTGCTTATTGACAATAAGATTTATCTTCTGATAGTAAACATGAAAATGGATGATTGTCTAAACCCTATACTAAATGCCGATATAGACTCAACCAACACTAATGATGCTGAGTTGGCTGGTCCTGATTTTACTTACATTTCGCGTGCAGGTAACATATCTTTTCAAGCAGCGCAGAGACTCAAATCTAAAATAGTAGATATGGTTTTTGCAGGACACGAGGGAAGTACAATAAACAAAGATTTCAGAGGACGACAAGTTTTTGCTGCTTATAGGCATTTAATCATTGAGCCTGACCTTATATGGGGTTTAGTGATTAAAAAAGAGGCAGATGATATTTATCTGCCGATACGAAAATACATAGAAAGTCGTATCCTCTTTCTTGTGCTTAGCCTCGTTTTTATATTGTCAATAATATTTCTGATTACACGTCGGTTATCACGGCCGCTTGAGGCAATCAGAGATGTTGCAATAGCGGTAGGGGAGGGCAATTATGACGTCAAATTTCCTGATGCATCAGGAGGCGAAATCAGCACTCTCCTTGAGACATTTAAGTCAATGATTTCAAAGGTAAGAGAAAAAACCAATGATCTACTGGTAATGAACACAGAGCTTGAAAAAAGAGTTGATGAGGAAATAAAACATAGAATGCTAAAGGAACAGTTGCTTGTCCAGCAGTCAAAGCAGGCCTCCATGGGCGAGGTGGTTGGAATGATAGCCCATCAGTGGAAACAGCCTCTTAATGCCATATCTTTGACCATACAGGATTTAAAAGACGCAGGGAATTTTGGCGAGCTGAACAAAGAGTCTGTCGATGAGGCGACGAAAGCTATCCTGTCACAGATTATGTTTATGTCAAAGACGATTGATGATTTTAGGACTTTTTTAATGCCATCAAGAACAAAAGTCACCTTCAATGTTAGGAAAGCAATAGAGGACATAGTCGGTATGTTTGGGACGTTATACAAAAAGAAACACAACGTTGAAATCACAATTGAAGCCGCCTCGCCTGAGTTAGATTTAACAACTACCGGTTACCCCAACGAGTTTAAACAAGTCATACTGAACCTGATTAATAACTCACGGGATGCGATAGAAAGCAGGGTTTTGGCAACAGGACTCGGAAAGGACTTTAATGGAGATATCAGGATAACACTGTCACGTACAGACAATAATTTATACGTAAAAATAAGCGACAAGGGGGGCGGCATACCAAAAGACATTATGGAAAAGATTTATGAGCCGTATGTGACGTCAAAGGCAGACGATAAAGGCACAGGGCTGGGGCTTTATATGTCAAGAACAATCATTGAGCAAAATATGGGCGGGAGGCTGTCTGTCAGGAATATTGACGGCGGGGCCGAGTTTACGATAACTTTAAATGTAACATGGTAA